One window from the genome of Populus alba chromosome 15, ASM523922v2, whole genome shotgun sequence encodes:
- the LOC118033444 gene encoding LOW QUALITY PROTEIN: putative DNA glycosylase At3g47830 (The sequence of the model RefSeq protein was modified relative to this genomic sequence to represent the inferred CDS: substituted 1 base at 1 genomic stop codon), with protein sequence MQTGHKRKQQNELKPRTNKKSAETISNIKEEEPFPTHARPTPDECRAIXDSLLAFHGFPQEFAKYRKQRPYLITLQDKEESTHLINNCDEKNDNGVKVEEEEEEEESVLDGLVKTVLSQNTTEVNSQRAFLNLKSAFPTWENVLAAESKFIENAIRCGGLAPTKAACIRNILSSLMEKKRRLCLEYLRDLSVAEIKAELSHFKGIGPKTVACVLMFNLQKDDFPVDTHVFEIAKAIGWVPPVADRNKTYLHLNHRIPKELKFDLNCLLYTHGKLCRKCTKKSGSQQRKETHEDSCPLLNYCDKLS encoded by the exons atgcagacCGGACATAAAAGAAAGCAACAGAATGAGCTTAAACCTCGAACCAACAAAAAATCAGCCGAAACCATAAGCAACATTAAAGAAGAAGAGCCATTTCCAACTCACGCTCGACCTACACCTGATGAATGTAGAGCCATATGAGACTCTCTCCTGGCCTTCCACGGCTTTCCTCAAGAGTTTGCAAAGTATCGCAAACAGAGACCCTATTTAATAACTCTACAAGACAAAGAAGAGTCCACCCACTTAATCAACAATTGTGATGAAAAGAATGACAATGGGGTGaaagtggaagaagaagaggaggaggaggagagtgtATTGGATGGTTTAGTGAAAACAGTGCTATCCCAGAATACTACAGAGGTTAATTCTCAAAGGGCTTTTCTTAATCTCAAGTCTGCCTTTCCAACTTGGGAAAAT GTACTCGCTGCTGAATCAAAATTTATAGAGAATGCCATAAGATGTGGAGGTTTAGCTCCAACAAAGGCTGCTTGCATTAGGAACATATTGAGTTCTTTgatggagaaaaaaagaagattatgCTTGGAGTACCTTCGAGATTTGTCAGTCGCTGAAATTAAGGCTGAGCTCTCTCATTTCAAGGGAATTGGGCCCAAGACA GTAGCTTGTGTTTTGATGTTCAACCTTCAGAAGGATGATTTCCCAGTGGACACGCAT GTGTTTGAAATTGCAAAGGCCATTGGTTGGGTACCTCCAGTGGCAGACCGCAATAAGACATATCTTCATCTCAATCATCGCATACCAAAGGAACTAAAATTTGATCTGAATTGTCTTCTATATACACACGGTAAGCTTTGCCGTAAATGCACCAAGAAAAGTGGCAGCCAGCAAAGAAAGGAAACCCATGAGGATTCCTGTCCTCTACTAAATTATTGTGATAAATTATCATGA